From a single Prochlorococcus sp. MIT 0603 genomic region:
- a CDS encoding histidine kinase — translation MNKNTANEPKRLDLLLVASKNHLSRADLRSLIRFLKSEDCNFDVNLHFSDPKKEPELLELHKLVALPALIKLEPKPKQIFAGTSIFQQIQAWMPRWEKEEVLNRGLGINIKQVEKDISRTRKSLLLEDENLVLRQENETLADQIEAQERLLRMVAHELRTPLSAAKLALQSQSLGQINVNKLQEVIKRRLEEIESLSNDLLEVGTTRWEGLVNPQKTNLANIAAEVILELEKYWLKRGISINTDIPSDIPYVFADKRRMRQVFLNLIENALKYSQKGDFIQITMLHRTDQWVEVSVSDKGPGIPSNECKRIFLDRVRLPETSNETTGFGIGLSVCRRIVEVHGGKIWVVSELGEGSCFYFTVPVWNKRNNSFEALTQG, via the coding sequence GTGAATAAAAATACAGCTAATGAACCCAAAAGATTAGACCTTCTTCTTGTTGCAAGCAAGAATCACCTATCTCGTGCGGATCTAAGATCTCTTATTAGATTTTTAAAATCAGAAGATTGTAATTTTGATGTAAACCTTCATTTCTCAGACCCTAAAAAGGAACCTGAATTATTAGAGCTTCACAAGTTAGTTGCCTTGCCTGCATTAATTAAACTTGAGCCAAAACCTAAGCAAATTTTCGCGGGAACCAGCATATTTCAACAAATTCAAGCCTGGATGCCTAGATGGGAGAAAGAAGAAGTTCTCAATAGGGGCCTAGGTATAAATATCAAGCAAGTCGAGAAAGATATTAGTCGAACCAGAAAGAGTTTGCTTTTAGAAGATGAGAACCTTGTTCTAAGGCAAGAGAATGAAACCTTGGCCGATCAAATAGAGGCTCAAGAAAGGCTTCTCCGAATGGTTGCTCATGAGTTAAGAACTCCTCTTTCAGCAGCAAAATTAGCCCTTCAAAGTCAATCACTTGGTCAAATTAATGTAAATAAACTGCAAGAAGTTATTAAAAGACGTTTAGAAGAAATCGAATCTCTTTCAAATGACCTCCTTGAAGTTGGTACTACAAGATGGGAAGGGCTAGTCAACCCTCAAAAAACGAATTTAGCAAACATTGCTGCGGAGGTGATCTTAGAATTGGAAAAGTATTGGCTTAAAAGAGGTATCTCTATAAATACAGATATCCCATCAGATATCCCATATGTCTTTGCTGATAAAAGAAGAATGAGACAAGTATTTCTAAATCTAATTGAAAATGCCCTGAAATACTCCCAAAAAGGAGATTTCATTCAAATAACAATGCTTCATAGAACAGATCAATGGGTTGAAGTGAGTGTTAGTGATAAAGGGCCTGGTATTCCAAGCAATGAATGTAAAAGGATATTCTTAGATAGAGTTCGGCTACCTGAAACTTCTAATGAAACGACAGGTTTTGGAATTGGATTATCAGTATGTCGAAGAATAGTTGAAGTACATGGGGGGAAGATTTGGGTTGTTTCTGAGCTTGGAGAAGGATCATGCTTTTATTTCACTGTTCCAGTTTGGAATAAACGCAACAACTCATTTGAGGCCTTGACGCAGGGCTAG
- a CDS encoding SRPBCC family protein — translation MSYQSFQKGSRTIEQTMEVLPGGSRRLAAQLTTSIQFDNLWAVLTDYNNLSELIPNLFSSEVLSRNENEIYLKQVGSQEFLGLSFSAELSMKLIEDREKGIISFNLIKGDFRRFEGSWKISRSSFVEKTSLIYELTVQGCFGMPVALIEKHLRKNLTTNLLAVEKAAFEISTEVKNL, via the coding sequence ATGAGTTACCAGAGCTTTCAAAAGGGCAGCAGGACAATTGAGCAGACTATGGAAGTTCTGCCAGGGGGAAGTAGAAGACTTGCAGCTCAATTAACCACATCAATACAATTTGATAATCTCTGGGCCGTTTTAACCGATTACAACAATTTGAGTGAATTGATACCGAACCTTTTCTCAAGTGAAGTTTTATCAAGGAATGAAAATGAAATTTATTTAAAACAAGTTGGATCTCAGGAGTTTTTAGGCTTAAGTTTTTCTGCTGAATTATCTATGAAATTAATAGAAGATAGAGAAAAAGGAATAATTAGCTTTAATTTAATTAAAGGAGATTTTCGCAGATTTGAAGGTTCGTGGAAGATTTCAAGATCTTCATTTGTTGAAAAAACTTCACTTATATATGAGTTAACTGTCCAAGGCTGTTTTGGCATGCCAGTGGCTCTAATTGAAAAACATTTAAGAAAAAATCTTACGACAAACCTCTTAGCAGTTGAGAAAGCTGCATTTGAAATTAGTACTGAAGTTAAAAACCTTTAA
- a CDS encoding FAD-binding oxidoreductase yields the protein MAYSETTVLAGGLAHIPILIGLVGFFERFRNAISKKTGKASVEEKKSVQPPASPPEKPSSTTKAIKKPVHPNVPVNTYKPKAPFEGTVKENYSLLGEGAIGRVQHITFDLAGGDPQLRYVEGQSIGIIPAGEDAKGKPHKIRLYSIASTKYGDDFNENTVSLCVRQLQYEKDGETIDGVCSTFLCNLKPGDKVKITGPVGKEMLLPDDEDANIIMLATGTGIAPMRAYLRKMFEAVERKKNNWNFKGKAWLFMGAPKTANLLYDSDFEQYKSEFPENLQYTKAISREQQNTKGGRMYIQDRVLEYADEIFSLIENPKTHIYLCGLKGMEPGIDDAMTAAADAKGLNWSELRPQLKKAGRWHVETY from the coding sequence ATGGCTTATTCGGAAACAACAGTACTGGCCGGTGGACTGGCTCATATTCCAATTTTAATTGGATTAGTTGGTTTTTTTGAAAGATTTCGCAACGCTATTAGTAAAAAAACTGGTAAAGCAAGCGTTGAAGAGAAGAAGTCCGTTCAGCCCCCTGCTTCGCCTCCTGAAAAGCCTTCTTCAACTACAAAGGCAATTAAGAAGCCAGTACATCCAAATGTTCCAGTAAATACTTATAAGCCTAAAGCCCCTTTTGAAGGGACTGTTAAAGAGAACTACAGCCTTTTAGGCGAAGGCGCAATAGGAAGAGTTCAGCATATTACCTTTGATCTTGCTGGTGGAGATCCTCAACTTAGATATGTAGAAGGGCAAAGTATAGGAATAATTCCTGCAGGAGAAGACGCAAAAGGAAAACCACACAAAATACGACTCTATTCAATAGCCAGTACAAAGTACGGAGATGATTTCAATGAAAACACTGTTTCCTTATGCGTTAGGCAGCTTCAGTACGAAAAAGATGGTGAGACCATTGATGGGGTCTGCTCTACTTTTCTTTGCAATCTAAAACCTGGAGACAAAGTAAAAATAACTGGTCCAGTAGGTAAGGAGATGCTTCTTCCTGATGATGAAGATGCAAATATAATTATGTTAGCTACTGGTACTGGAATAGCTCCAATGAGAGCTTATCTAAGGAAAATGTTTGAAGCAGTAGAAAGGAAAAAGAACAATTGGAACTTCAAAGGAAAAGCTTGGTTGTTTATGGGAGCTCCCAAAACAGCTAACCTTTTATATGACTCAGATTTTGAACAATATAAGTCTGAATTCCCTGAAAACCTTCAATATACAAAAGCTATAAGTCGTGAGCAGCAAAACACCAAGGGTGGAAGGATGTATATACAAGACAGAGTTCTTGAATATGCAGATGAGATTTTCTCACTTATTGAAAATCCCAAAACTCATATATATCTTTGCGGGTTAAAAGGGATGGAGCCCGGTATCGATGATGCAATGACAGCAGCAGCAGATGCTAAAGGGCTTAACTGGTCAGAATTAAGACCCCAACTTAAAAAAGCTGGTAGATGGCATGTAGAGACTTATTAA